In the Lepus europaeus isolate LE1 chromosome 18, mLepTim1.pri, whole genome shotgun sequence genome, one interval contains:
- the BORCS6 gene encoding BLOC-1-related complex subunit 6, translated as MESSRGRPGPETDLLALPVQQAAVFRGGPGRTPSEPPSGLRVPGEVEAESRAGSSRHPRASPKTSSCGGVVHRPEREAREDEPGPRGSPAGPECDPPLPSRHRDPERPQDEPASDKVCRRGSPGDGGMDVEQPPPEEDRDEEAEAAAGRAGRSFSSRLQDSRSLDGLSGACGGGAECGAGGGRRATISSPLELEGTVSRHGDLTHFVANNLQLKIRLSGAPPPPPPAPARPCPAPAPTPAIPPIDPDVLRDLERLSRELGGRVDRLLRGLGGAVQELTALSVGCIQTYRDAVDSLGEAVDMSIKGMYTLLARCEELERALQPVQGLARQVRDIRRTLEVLEALCK; from the coding sequence ATGGAGTCGTCTCGGGGGCGGCCCGGGCCCGAGACGGACCTCCTGGCTTTGCCGGTCCAGCAGGCCGCGGTCTTCCGCGGCGGGCCGGGCCGAACGCCCTCCGAGCCGCCCTCAGGCCTTCGGGTGCCCGGGGAGGTAGAGGCCGAGAGCAGAGCGGGCTCGAGTCGCCACCCCAGGGCGTCCCCTAAGACTTCGAGCTGCGGCGGTGTGGTCCACCGGCCGGAACGCGAGGCTCGGGAGGACGAGCCCGGCCCCCGAGGGTCGCCGGCTGGGCCCGAGTGCGAcccgcccctgccctcccggCACAGGGACCCGGAGCGTCCCCAGGACGAGCCCGCATCCGACAAGGTCTGCCGTCGGGGGAGCCCGGGAGACGGCGGgatggatgtggagcagccgccGCCGGAGGAAGACCGCGACGAggaggcggaggcggcggcgggcaGGGCGGGCCGCTCGTTCTCCAGCCGCCTGCAGGACAGCCGCAGCCTGGACGGGCTGAGCGGAGCGTGCGGCGGCGGCGCGGAGTGCGGCGCGGGAGGCGGACGCCGCGCCACCATCTCCAGTCCCCTGGAGCTCGAGGGCACCGTGAGCCGCCACGGCGACCTCACCCACTTCGTCGCCAACAACCTGCAGCTCAAGATCCGTCTGAGCGGCgcccctccgcccccgccccctgcccctgcgCGGCCCTGCCCAGCGCCCGCACCCACTCCCGCCATCCCGCCCATCGACCCCGACGTGCTGCGGGATCTGGAGCGGCTGAGTCGGGAGCTGGGCGGCCGGGTGGACCGTCTGCTCCGCGGGCTGGGCGGGGCGGTGCAGGAGCTGACGGCTCTGAGCGTCGGCTGCATCCAGACCTACCGCGATGCCGTGGACTCGTTGGGCGAAGCCGTGGACATGAGCATCAAGGGCATGTACAccctgctggcgcgctgcgaggAGCTGGAGAGGGCGCTGCAGCCCGTGCAGGGGCTGGCGCGCCAAGTGCGGGATATCCGACGCACTCTGGAGGTGCTCGAGGCCCTGTGCAAGTGA